A window of the bacterium genome harbors these coding sequences:
- a CDS encoding ImmA/IrrE family metallo-endopeptidase → MRTSSESREIRYDLARDRARGLLTLTRQKPPVDVQAIIDLAGVPVVERVLVDGVRGTIGDVAGRRTIILNRRHRFSSQQERRWALAEELGHVLLDHRLVESTQPGKPTMGLLEERRLLYEREARAFAAELLMPFFEVRKRWFAISQERPVKGELSLEDRVKRLADEFGVTPMAMRVQFEQMKRVQSVAKETWS, encoded by the coding sequence ATGCGGACCTCTTCAGAGAGCCGCGAGATACGCTACGATCTTGCCCGTGACCGGGCCCGCGGCTTGCTCACGCTCACCCGCCAGAAGCCGCCTGTGGACGTGCAGGCGATCATCGACCTCGCGGGTGTGCCCGTTGTCGAGCGCGTCCTTGTCGACGGGGTCCGCGGGACCATCGGCGATGTTGCCGGCCGGCGAACGATCATCCTCAACCGGCGCCATCGGTTCTCCTCGCAACAGGAACGACGGTGGGCTCTCGCCGAGGAACTCGGCCACGTCCTGCTGGACCACCGGCTTGTGGAGAGCACTCAGCCCGGCAAGCCCACGATGGGACTGCTTGAGGAACGTCGTCTCCTGTATGAACGCGAAGCCCGCGCATTCGCGGCGGAGTTGCTGATGCCGTTCTTCGAGGTGCGGAAGCGATGGTTCGCGATCTCGCAAGAACGCCCAGTCAAGGGGGAGTTGAGCCTCGAGGACCGGGTCAAGCGGCTCGCGGACGAGTTCGGCGTGACGCCGATGGCGATGCGCGTTCAGTTCGAGCAGATGAAGCGGGTTCAGTCTGTGGCTAAAGAGACCTGGAGTTAG